The following coding sequences are from one Bos mutus isolate GX-2022 chromosome 22, NWIPB_WYAK_1.1, whole genome shotgun sequence window:
- the CTSD gene encoding cathepsin D gives MQTPRVLPLLLALGLLAAPAAAVIRIPLHKFTSIRRTMSEAMGPVEHLIAKGPISKYATGEPAVRQGPIPELLKNYMDAQYYGEIGIGTPPQCFTVVFDTGSANLWVPSIHCKLLDIACWTHRKYNSDKSSTYVKNGTTFDIHYGSGSLSGYLSQDTVSVPCNPSSSSPGGVTVQRQTFGEAIKQPGVVFIAAKFDGILGMAYPRISVNNVLPVFDNLMQQKLVDKNVFSFFLNRDPKAQPGGELMLGGTDSKYYRGSLMFHNVTRQAYWQIHMDQLDVGSSLTVCKGGCEAIVDTGTSLIVGPVEEVRELQKAIGAVPLIQGEYMIPCEKVSSLPQVTVKLGGKDYALSPEDYALKVSQAGTTVCLSGFMGMDIPPPGGPLWILGDVFIGRYYTVFDRDQNRVGLAEAARL, from the exons ATGCAGACGCCCAGAGTGCTGCCGCTGCTGCTCGCCCTCGGCCTGCTGGCCGCGCCCGCCGCCGCGGTCATCAG GATCCCACTGCACAAGTTCACGTCCATCCGCCGGACCATGTCGGAGGCCATGGGCCCCGTGGAACACCTGATCGCCAAGGGCCCCATCTCGAAATATGCCACTGGGGAGCCTGCTGTGAGGCAGGGGCCAATTCCCGAGCTGCTCAAGAACTACATGGAT gcccagtACTACGGGGAGATCGGCATCGGGACGCCCCCGCAGTGCTTCACAGTCGTCTTTGACACCGGCTCTGCCAACCTGTGGGTCCCGTCCATCCACTGCAAGCTGCTGGACATCGCCTGCT GGACCCACCGCAAATACAACAGCGACAAGTCCAGCACGTACGTGAAGAACGGCACGACCTTCGACATCCACTACGGCTCGGGCAGCCTCTCGGGGTACCTGAGCCAGGACACTGTGTCG GTGCCCTGTAACCCATCCTCGTCCAGCCCGGGTGGCGTCACGGTGCAGAGGCAGACCTTCGGGGAGGCCATCAAGCAGCCCGGTGTGGTCTTCATCGCGGCCAAGTTCGACGGCATTCTGGGCATGGCCTACCCCCGCATCTCCGTCAACAACGTGCTGCCTGTCTTCGACAACCTGATGCAGCAGAAGTTGGTGGACAAGAAcgtcttctccttcttcctgaaCAG GGACCCGAAAGCCCAGCCCGGGGGCGAGCTGATGCTGGGCGGGACCGACTCCAAGTATTACAGAGGCAGCCTGATGTTCCACAACGTCACCCGCCAGGCCTACTGGCAGATCCACATGGACCA GCTGGATGTGGGCAGCAGTCTGACCGTGTGCAAGGGAGGCTGTGAGGCTATCGTGGACACAGGCACGTCCCTGATCGTGGGCCCTGTGGAGGAGGTTCGGGAGCTGCAGAAGGCCATCGGGGCCGTGCCGCTGATACAGGGCGAG TACATGATCCCCTGCGAGAAGGTGTCCAGCCTGCCTCAGGTCACCGTGAAACTGGGGGGTAAGGACTACGCGCTGTCCCCAGAGGACTACGCGCTCAAG GTGTCGCAGGCCGGCACAACCGTGTGCCTGAGCGGCTTCATGGGCATGGACATCCCCCCGCCTGGCGGGCCGCTCTGGATCCTGGGCGACGTCTTCATCGGGCGTTACTACACCGTGTTCGACCGGGACCAGAACCGGGTGGGCTTGGCCGAGGCTGCCCGGCTCTAG